The following are encoded together in the Drosophila sechellia strain sech25 chromosome 3R, ASM438219v1, whole genome shotgun sequence genome:
- the LOC6617122 gene encoding pupal cuticle protein 36 translates to MKAFILMSCLALTAARPEAGYNYNRPGGGGGSGGGIGGGIGGGFGGGGSGGGFGGGFGGSSGGGGFSSGGGGGFSSGGGGGGGFGGGFGGGSGGGFGGGGSIGGFGGGGGGGGGTTLVQKHIYVHVPPPEQEEVRQRPNLPIGQSQKHYKIIFIKAPSPPSYQAPVIPLQPQNEEKTLVYVLVKKPEDQQDIVIPTPAPTQPSKPEVYFIKYKTQKDSSGISGGISGSTGGFTQTNTGNGYTSGSDGGFTGGDSGSISAPSSNYGPPGKSGPY, encoded by the exons ATGAAAGCCTTCATCCTAATGTCCTGCCTGGCGCTGACCGCCGCTCGTCCTGAAGCCGGATACAACTACAACCGTCCtggtggcggcggtggctCCGGCGGTGGCATTGGCGGTGGCATTGGCGGTGGATTCGGAGGTGGCGGTTCCGGCGGAGGATTCGGTGGTGGATTCGGCGGTAGCAGCGGCGGAGGAGGATTCAGCAGCGGCGGAGGCGGTGGCTTCAGCAGCGGCGGTGGTGGAGGCGGTGGATTCGGCGGTGGATTCGGAGGCGGCTCCGGCGGAGGATTCGGTGGAG GCGGCAGCATTGGCGGATtcggaggcggcggcggtggtggtggtggcaccACCTTGGTGCAGAAGCACATCTACGTGCACGTGCCGCCACCAGAGCAGGAAGAAGTGCGCCAGCGCCCTAACCTGCCCATTGGCCAGTCCCAGAAGCACTACAAGATCATCTTCATCAAGGCCCCATCGCCACCATCGTACCAGGCTCCGGTCATTCCCCTGCAACCTCAGAACGAGGAGAAGACTCTGGTCTACGTGCTGGTGAAGAAGCCCGAGGATCAGCAGGACATTGTCATCCCCACGCCCGCACCCACGCAGCCATCGAAGCCCGAGGTGTACTTCATCAAGTACAAGACCCAGAAGGATTCCAGCGGCATTTCTGGAGGAATCTCCGGCTCCACTGGTGGCTTCACCCAGACCAACACCGGCAATGGTTACACCTCTGGCAGCGATGGTGGCTTCACTGGTGGAGACAGCGGCTCCATCTCGGCCCCGTCCAGCAACTACGGACCACCTGGAAAGTCCGGACCCTACTAA